The Bacillus kexueae genome has a segment encoding these proteins:
- a CDS encoding FAD-dependent oxidoreductase has translation MEKDVNRPMYPEPIWRQDTAFPPFPKLEADVNAEVAVIGAGIVGITTAYLLGKKGHRVVLVDAGSVLNGTTGHTTAKVTIQHGLYYDELIQNVGVEKASKYVNANQDALNWMRKWVNEQKVDCHWKEEDAFLYTSIHENLDKLMKEQAAYEALKISGDFVQKMPHDFDSLGAVRIRKQAQFHPLKYLQHMLDEMKDMDIRIFENTVATQIKEGKKVRVITNEMHTIVSDFVVVATHFPMYWKGLYFARMYAERAYVIACKMKSAYKGGMYVNVEEPRRSIRSSIFNGEEVVFITGENHKTGQGKDTLLHYKELEQFASTHFKMNKYLARWSTQDLVTSDKVPYVGKMTKNTDNIFVATGFHKWGMTNGTAAAHLLTDLILGKENPFEDVVSPTRFHAKVDVKQWLIQNSDVAKHYIKGKAVFPTKKASQLQKDEGAIIDFGGERKGAYKCTNGVTHIVDTTCTHLGCELAWNSGDRTWDCPCHGSRFSYKGQVIEGPADKPLTYEHYIDEMDKPV, from the coding sequence ATGGAAAAAGACGTGAACCGGCCAATGTATCCAGAACCGATATGGCGTCAAGATACCGCTTTCCCACCTTTTCCAAAGCTTGAAGCTGATGTAAATGCAGAAGTAGCTGTAATTGGGGCTGGTATAGTAGGGATTACGACTGCCTACTTATTAGGAAAGAAAGGGCACCGAGTCGTTCTTGTTGATGCAGGGAGCGTGTTAAATGGAACGACAGGGCATACGACTGCGAAAGTCACCATTCAACACGGCCTTTATTATGATGAATTGATCCAAAATGTTGGAGTGGAAAAGGCTTCAAAATATGTGAATGCCAATCAAGATGCACTCAACTGGATGAGAAAGTGGGTAAATGAACAGAAAGTAGATTGTCATTGGAAAGAAGAAGATGCCTTTTTATATACGAGCATTCATGAAAACCTCGATAAGTTAATGAAGGAACAAGCTGCATACGAAGCATTAAAAATCAGTGGTGATTTCGTGCAAAAAATGCCGCACGATTTTGATTCCTTAGGCGCAGTAAGAATTCGAAAGCAAGCCCAATTCCACCCACTAAAATATTTGCAACATATGCTTGATGAAATGAAGGATATGGATATACGCATCTTTGAAAATACTGTAGCAACCCAAATAAAAGAAGGAAAAAAAGTAAGGGTAATCACGAATGAAATGCATACTATTGTTTCTGATTTTGTTGTAGTAGCAACTCATTTTCCCATGTACTGGAAGGGACTGTACTTTGCTCGGATGTATGCTGAACGCGCTTATGTCATCGCTTGCAAGATGAAGTCGGCGTATAAAGGGGGAATGTATGTTAATGTTGAAGAACCACGGCGTTCCATCCGTTCTTCCATTTTCAACGGGGAAGAAGTGGTTTTCATAACGGGTGAAAATCATAAAACCGGTCAAGGCAAAGACACGCTACTCCACTATAAGGAACTAGAACAATTTGCTTCGACTCATTTCAAAATGAATAAGTATCTAGCTCGGTGGTCAACACAAGATCTTGTGACATCTGATAAAGTTCCGTATGTTGGAAAAATGACTAAAAACACAGATAATATATTTGTTGCAACTGGCTTTCATAAATGGGGCATGACCAATGGAACAGCTGCTGCTCATTTACTAACGGATTTAATTTTAGGTAAGGAAAATCCTTTTGAAGATGTCGTTTCACCAACCCGTTTTCATGCGAAAGTAGACGTTAAGCAATGGCTTATTCAAAACAGTGACGTAGCCAAACATTACATTAAAGGAAAAGCTGTCTTCCCAACGAAAAAAGCCTCCCAATTACAAAAGGATGAAGGAGCAATCATCGACTTTGGCGGTGAGCGGAAGGGAGCTTATAAATGTACCAATGGCGTAACTCATATTGTTGATACGACATGTACACATTTAGGCTGTGAACTAGCTTGGAATTCTGGTGATCGAACGTGGGATTGCCCATGTCATGGATCACGTTTTTCCTATAAAGGTCAAGTGATTGAAGGCCCAGCAGACAAACCTTTAACTTATGAACATTATATAGATGAAATGGATAAGCCCGTATAA
- a CDS encoding phosphotransferase family protein, whose protein sequence is MERQLTNLVKSVGEIERIWSLEGGVSATVEGIEVISMSGERKKLVLKKGKLGSEAIYQSVLMKEFQILSYLTNKKIPVPTPLLYDETGLLMEYIEHEKINLFKNLNQYMNTIAKTLAEIHQINDFQAIHFFLLDYTNSLDFRLENPPQTMDYSLQEPRIRETLRQNWQKKKENEKRLLHGDFWPGNLLWSKGKIVSIIDWEDAAIGDPLSDVANARLEILWAFGKEAMFQFTHYYQSYMPHLQYYSLPIWDLVAALRPASKMDSWGLDNRTLERFKNLHRWFVNDAIRNISKNISSL, encoded by the coding sequence ATGGAACGACAACTGACGAATTTAGTTAAATCAGTAGGAGAAATCGAACGAATTTGGTCATTAGAGGGTGGTGTTTCTGCAACAGTAGAAGGAATCGAAGTCATCAGCATGTCCGGTGAACGTAAAAAGTTAGTACTGAAAAAAGGAAAATTGGGGAGCGAAGCAATCTACCAATCCGTTTTGATGAAAGAGTTTCAAATTCTTTCTTATTTGACAAACAAAAAGATTCCTGTCCCAACGCCTTTGCTCTATGATGAAACAGGACTGTTAATGGAATATATAGAACATGAAAAGATAAATTTATTCAAAAATCTTAACCAATACATGAATACAATTGCCAAAACATTAGCAGAAATTCATCAAATTAATGACTTTCAAGCCATTCATTTCTTTCTATTAGATTATACGAACTCCTTGGATTTTCGGTTGGAAAATCCGCCTCAAACGATGGATTACAGTTTGCAAGAACCTCGAATTCGGGAAACATTACGACAAAACTGGCAAAAGAAAAAAGAGAACGAGAAACGATTACTTCATGGGGACTTTTGGCCTGGAAATCTTTTATGGAGTAAAGGGAAGATTGTTTCCATAATTGATTGGGAAGATGCTGCAATTGGTGATCCATTATCAGATGTAGCGAATGCCCGACTGGAAATATTATGGGCTTTCGGAAAAGAAGCCATGTTTCAGTTTACACATTATTACCAATCATACATGCCCCATCTCCAATATTACTCCCTTCCAATTTGGGATTTGGTTGCAGCTTTACGACCAGCATCCAAGATGGATTCATGGGGATTAGATAATCGTACATTAGAACGTTTTAAAAACCTTCATCGATGGTTTGTTAACGATGCGATACGCAATATTTCAAAGAATATCTCTTCTCTATAA